The following are encoded in a window of Castanea sativa cultivar Marrone di Chiusa Pesio chromosome 5, ASM4071231v1 genomic DNA:
- the LOC142635327 gene encoding uncharacterized protein LOC142635327, whose amino-acid sequence MVSSLIDVDTKWWKFDLVRSTFLPFEADSILRIPISYSLLEDQLIWIGNKRGSFTVKSAYYIAMRMVEVNDTATTTANIVDLAAQFIGKGMLRELDLFFMVLWSIWGNRNQALHNDAAIPPSQVWESANRAFTNFSTAQLSSLPSSPSSQDHWTALPSGFFKINVDGASDDGGGNSCIGVIIRDSSGSSIGALSMVLPSCYPAEITEAFALLQGVLFALEMQVNQAIFESDALSIILALSSGAAGSDFGHILEDIRAASRSLSHCSFHHLIRDGNKAVHSLAKEAILSGQSKIWKGTSPPCIWNILRDDIM is encoded by the exons ATGGTCTCATCTCTCATTGACGTGGATACAAAGTGGTGGAAATTTGACCTGGTGAGATCTACTTTTTTGCCTTTTGAAGCTGATTCCATTCTTAGGATTCCGATAAGCTATAGCCTCCTTGAAGATCAACTCATTTGGATAGGCAACAAAAGGGGCTCCTTCACGGTGAAGAGTGCTTATTATATAGCAATGCGCATGGTAGAAGTCAATGATACCG CAACCACCACTGCAAACATTGTGGACCTTGCAGCACAATTTATTGGTAAAGGTATGCTTAGGGAGCTAGACTTATTCTTCATGGTCTTGTGGTCAATATGGGGAAATAGAAACCAAGCATTGCATAATGACGCTGCAATCCCTCCTTCCCAGGTTTGGGAATCTGCAAATAGAGCTTTCACTAACTTCTCTACTGCTCAACTCTCCTCTCTTCCATCTTCCCCATCATCTCAGGACCATTGGACTGCCCTTCCTTCTGGTTTCTTCAAGATAAATGTGGATGGTGCATCTGATGACGGGGGAGGAAATTCTTGCATTGGAGTCATCATCAGGGACTCCTCTGGTTCCTCTATTGGTGCTCTTAGCATGGTCCTTCCCTCTTGCTACCCAGCTGAAATTACAGAAGCTTTTGCGTTGCTTCAAGGGGTCCTTTTTGCCTTGGAGATGCAGGTTAACCAGGCCATTTTTGAGTCCGATGCACTCTCCATCATCCTCGCCTTATCTTCGGGGGCTGCTGGCAGCGATTTTGGTCACATTCTTGAGGACATTAGGGCGGCATCTAGGTCTCTTAGTCATTGCTCCTTCCATCACTTGATAAGGGATGGCAACAAAGCGGTCCACTCGCTAGCTAAAGAAGCAATATTATCAGGCCAATCGAAAATTTGGAAGGGAACTTCTCCCCCTTGTATTTGGAACATCCTTAGAGATGATATAATGTAA
- the LOC142636867 gene encoding putative serine/threonine-protein kinase PBL21 gives MEFSVKKYSWRELELLTDSFSEENFIGNVKHGKVYRGKTEQGQEVTVKIWFRFESQNRDVANRLANYSLTRLECECTFLTHPDGMNHPNLVKLIGYCCEVEDHHLGVVYDLRSKDTLLNLIDKDDLNWNQRMQVALAIARVLESLHCHNPIYQLRFVHPALIMLDQDSNPVLFDLFMLSGGIVGDKQFVSY, from the exons ATGGAATTTTCTGTGAAAAAGTATAGCTGGAGGGAATTGGAACTCTTAACTGATTCATTTAGCGAAGAAAACTTTATTGGAAACGTAAAACATGGGAAAGTCTATCGGGGGAAAACTGAGCAAGGTCAAGAGGTTACTGTCAAAATTTGGTTTCGCTTTGAATCACAAAATAGAGATGTTGCCAACCGTCTTGCCAACTATAGTCTTACAAGACTGGAg tgtgAATGCACTTTTCTGACACATCCGGATGGTATGAATCACCCCAATTTGGTGAAGTTGATTGGATATTGCTGTGAAGTTGAAGATCACCACTTGGGTGTTGTCTATGATCTTAGATCAAAGGATACTCTTCTCAATCTCATAGACAAAG ATGATTTAAATTGGAACCAAAGAATGCAGGTGGCTCTTGCGATCGCACGTGTGCTTGAGTCTCTGCATTGTCATAATCCCATTTACCAACTTCGCTTTGTTCACCCTGCTCTTATAATGCTTGATCAG GATTCCAATCCAGTGTTATTTGATTTGTTCATGCTATCTGGTGGAATTGTTGGTGATAAGCAGTTTGTGTCATACTGA
- the LOC142635328 gene encoding uncharacterized protein LOC142635328, protein MLQPLIMHITQLEKPNISPQPLMKAEEVMKLLDYCWFEGQIFTKQPNLSKPSSFEANPDNEIQEKPSEPEISCISTLHTRSMSDHLSSKTSFGYGSLSPNSVLLIPKLDTILSGKEVTESETPKQRDFEVLSSKKKVKRSASRRKSVESKSLSDLEFEELKGFMDLGFVFSEEDRNSSLASVIPGLHRLGKKDDEKEAVDESTFPRPYLSEAWEALERRKRENPLMNLRVPFPALSNETGMKDTLRLWAHTVASTVR, encoded by the coding sequence ATGCTTCAGCCTCTCATTATGCACATTACACAATTAGAAAAGCCAAACATATCACCGCAGCCATTGATGAAGGCAGAGGAAGTCATGAAGCTCCTTGATTATTGTTGGTTCGAGGGTCAAATCTTCACAAAACAACCAAATCTATCAAAGCCATCAAGTTTTGAAGCAAACCCAGATAACGAAATTCAAGAAAAGCCATCAGAACCTGAGATTTCATGCATCTCTACCCTCCATACTAGGTCCATGAGTGACCATTTGAGCTCTAAAACAAGCTTCGGATatggctctctctctcccaactcGGTCCTCCTCATTCCAAAGCTCGATACCATCCTCTCAGGAAAAGAGGTCACAGAATCAGAGACACCAAAACAGAGAGATTTTGAAGTATTATCGTCCAAAAAGAAGGTTAAAAGAAGTGCTAGTAGGAGGAAAAGTGTTGAAAGCAAGAGCTTATCAGACCTTGAATTTGAAGAACTAAAAGGGTTtatggatttgggttttgttttttctgaAGAAGATAGGAATTCAAGCTTGGCTTCAGTTATTCCTGGATTGCATAGATTGGGAAAGAAAGATGATGAAAAAGAGGCAGTAGATGAGTCTACATTTCCCAGGCCTTATCTTTCTGAAGCTTGGGAGGCTttagagaggagaaagagagaaaacccATTGATGAATTTGAGGGTTCCATTTCCTGCTTTGAGCAATGAGACTGGCATGAAAGACACTCTAAGATTGTGGGCTCATACTGTTGCTTCCACTGTGAGATAA
- the LOC142635325 gene encoding protein FAR1-RELATED SEQUENCE 5-like gives MSVSNEEPEIISLCDDLVEDLVHVEPEIVEDQNDVDLPRNDLNQSFASKWPLEPCLDMVFDDSEDAHACYKAYARRKGFSIRINHKRSSKEDKSLVGVEYVCWREGFRHKSYENKERKGPNPAKTRVGCKAMMSLKKKEEAWIVTKFVDNHNHELLTPKSTSLLRGHRGISRAQKNLIDTLNESGVPTRKIMSVLSNESGGDYNVGCVAIDVQNYLGSKRRKLLQDGDAQRMYSHFTECQLKNPGFVYAIQVDEQGRMGNCFWADARSRTAYQHFGDVVTFDATYLTNCYGMPFVPFTGVNHHHQSVMFGCALLVNETEESYTWLLKTWLEAMLGRAPSTIITDDDKAMGKAIAEVLPNTIHRLCMWHILQKVPEKLAHINNKYPLFQGEFHHCIHDTITIEEFELEWSELVEKYGLRNNDWLINHYMRREKWIPAYLRKSFCAGMSTTQRSESMNKFFKGYVRSRTMISDFVHRYEKALNARYLKEKQQDVKTKTSMPILKTCYKMEGEAAKVYTRKMFIKFQEELFCSQKYKASKYCEEGVKKIYKVAPHGKESPIYEVLFDIFEKKAICTCHMFEFVGILCRHILTVFVKKSLVDFLPPYYILERWTIKAKNNIIHDISGAVIQVEPIISSTLMRNSLLLHFLEVAKVGSQSMKKYEHLDLALQKVHVELQAMHDVDDLVSSDKTILNSQVLSNLPGALQDPPYVLSKGRPKSLRQKNPKENQPTKKRKCSICKETGHVRRTCPSISSVQDSLPSMQYPPTTSTSMPQGLLDVTHQQFQEK, from the exons ATGAGTGTGAGCAATGAAGAACCTGAAATAATCTCTCTTTGTGATGATTTGGTAGAAGACTTGGTGCATGTTGAGCCGGAAATAGTAGAAGATCAAAATGATGTAGACTTGCCTAGAAATGATTTGAATCAATCTTTTGCATCTAAATGGCCTTTGGAACCGTGTCTTGATATGGTATTCGATGACTCAGAAGATGCTCATGCATGTTATAAAGCATATGCAAGGCGAAAAGGTTTTAGCATTCGAATAAATCATAAACGGTCATCCAAAGAAGATAAATCATTGGTTGGAGTGGAATACGTTTGTTGGAGGGAGGGGTTTCGTCATAAAAGTtatgaaaataaagaaagaaaaggtccAAATCCTGCAAAAACTAGAGTGGGATGCAAAGCAATGAtgagtttaaagaaaaaagaagaagcatggATTGTAACTAAGTTTGTGGACAATCATAATCATGAACTTCTTACTCCTAAGAGTACAAGTTTGCTTCGTGGACATAGAGGGATATCACGTGCCCAAAAAAATCTTATAGATACACTCAATGAGTCAGGTGTACCTACGAGAAAGATAATGTCAGTGTTGAGTAATGAATCTGGTGGTGACTATAATGTTGGTTGTGTTGCAATTGATGTTCAAAATTATTTGGgtagtaaaagaagaaaattactTCAAGATGGAGATGCACAAAGAATGTATAGCCATTTTACTGAGTGTCAATTAAAAAATCCAGGTTTTGTATATGCAATTCAAGTTGATGAACAAGGGCGCATGGGAAATTGCTTTTGGGCAGATGCTAGGTCAAGAACTGCATACCAACATTTTGGAGATGTCGTTACTTTTGACGCTACTTACTTAACAAATTGCTATGGGATGCCTTTTGTTCCTTTTACTGGGGTTAACCACCATCACCAATCTGTCATGTTTGGATGTGCTCTGCTTGTGAATGAAACAGAAGAATCTTATACGTGGTTGTTGAAGACTTGGCTTGAGGCAATGCTTGGACGTGCTCCTTCTACAATTATCACAGATGATGACAAGGCTATGGGTAAGGCAATTGCAGAGGTATTACCGAATACAATTCATAGACTATGTATGTGGCATATTTTACAGAAAGTTCCAGAAAAATTGGCTCATATCAATAATAAATATCCACTTTTTCAAGGAGAATTTCACCATTGCATTCATGATACAATCACTATTGAAGAGTTTGAGTTAGAATGGAGTGAGCTTGTAGAGAAGTATGGGTTGAGGAATAATGATTGGCTGATAAATCATTATATGCGGCGTGAAAAATGGATTCCAGCTTATTTACGTAAGAGCTTTTGTGCTGGGATGTCTACAACTCAAAGGAGTGAAAGCATGAATAAATTCTTTAAAGGTTATGTTCGTTCAAGAACAATGATAAGTGACTTTGTGCATCGATATGAGAAAGCCTTAAATGCGCGTTATCTGAAAGAGAAACAGCAAGATGTAAAGACAAAAACTTCAATGCcaattttgaaaacatgttACAAGATGGAAGGAGAGGCGGCAAAAGTTTATACAAGAAAGatgtttataaaatttcaagaagaatTATTTTGTAGTCAAAAATACAAGGCATCCAAATATTGTGAAGAGGGggtgaagaaaatatataaagtggCACCTCATGGGAAAGAAAGTCCAATTTATGAAgtgttatttgatatttttgagaaaaaagctATTTGTACATGCCATATGTTTGAATTTGTTGGGATTCTTTGTAGGCACATCCTAACCgtttttgtgaaaaaatctcTTGTGGACTTTCTTCCGCCGTATTATATTTTAGAAAGATGGACAATCAAGGCCaagaataatattatacatgACATATCTGGTGCTGTCATACAGGTAGAGCCAATAATTTCTTCCACTTTGATGAGAAATAGTTTATTGCTTCATTTTTTGGAAGTTGCAAAAGTAGGGTCACAGTCAATGAAGAAATATGAACATCTTGACCTAGCTCTACAAAAGGTTCATGTGGAGCTTCAAGCCATGCATGATGTTGATGATTTAGTAAGTTCTGATAAAACTATACTAAACAGCCAAGTATTATCAAATCTTCCAGGTGCTTTACAAGACCCTCCGTATGTTCTATCTAAGGGAAGACCTAAATCTTTAAGACAAAAGAATCCAAAAGAAAACCaaccaacaaagaaaagaaaatgcagcATTTGCAAGGAAACGGGCCATGTTAGAAGAACTTGTCCATCCATCAGTTCTGTACAG GACTCTTTGCCATCTATGCAGTATCCTCCTACAACGTCAACTTCTATGCCTCAAG GATTGTTAGATGTCACTCACCAACAATTCCAAGAGAAGTGA